One Arachis hypogaea cultivar Tifrunner chromosome 18, arahy.Tifrunner.gnm2.J5K5, whole genome shotgun sequence genomic window, CAGATCCATAATGCAGAGAAGAAAAATGCGAAAGAGGAGAACAACGAATTCAATTAGGTTAAAGAATAAGAAGGAGAACAGGAAGAAAAAGGTTTACgttgagaaatattgataaagcAAAATAAGGATTCGTTATATAGGTTATAAGTGGCGCGTGTAAAACAAACGGGGGTGTGGGCATGGAATGAAAGTTACATGGATACCATCCATGTCATTTTTACATGGATGTAGAGCTTTTCTCGTACAAATAATCCTTAAAGATACGAATGACAATAAGACCTTGAATAATTTGAAAATgcgacaaaaataattaataaatattatatttttataagtggcaaaaatttttttacatttaataaaTAACTTGTACATTTGATCCGAATTTATGTGAAGacatttgaataattaattaattatttaaaaggtataaaaaaaataagaacaaattttgatctctataatattttttttttaaaaaaaaaattatcatttacaataatttttttgaaaatatcacTTAACATaagttatcaaattttaaaaatatatattttttttatctttttagtaATCTTCACAAAAAATCACATGATAacctgaattttaattttttttaaaatatatttaatatctaatcaTTTAAGATcgtatttttaagatttttaaaaatttattttttaaaaaacctaTCCAAACAAATCTTATATATCAAACAAAAATCCTAAGTGTGTGTATTTGTGCCACGCTCTATCTTCTCCTACTTATTGATATTCCATCACATTGAACAAACAAAAACCCAAACCCTAACCTTAATTGTCCAACGGGAATGAGCCAGGATGAATGCGATCTTCCGGAAGGCCTGATTTGGGAAATCTTGCTGTGGCTTCCAGGGAGGCTCCTCCTGCAGCTGAGGACCGTCTGCCGTTCATGGAACTCCCTCATCTCCAGCCATGAATTCGTCATGCACCACCATCAACGCTCAACTCAGCCTCGATTAGTGTATTGTAGTTTGGAATCTGAGGGGATTGACTTCATGCAGTGCTCTGTATCATCTCTTCTTTATAATAAGCAACCAACTAGAATCGAGCCACTTCAGATGAAATACAAAATCTTTCAGGGATCTTGCAACGGGTTGCTTTGCTTGTGTGAAGGTCTTCCCTATAAAAATCTAACGTTGTTCAATCCTTGTACCCGTTGGGTATCCCTAATCGTTCCATTCGAGTACCCCCACGGCGATGATCCACACCCTGTATTTTGTGGCTTTGGGTATGATGCCCTACGTAACAAGTATAAGTTTGTTACGTGTTCTAGGACATCCATTACTGCCGGTGGATTGGGAGGTAGAGCTAAAGTTTGCAGCTTGGATGCAAATCCTTCTTGGAAAACGGTTGATCATCCCATGTTTCCATATTTTACATGTTGTCATAGTGGCACATTTGTGAGCGGCAGTCTCAATTGGATAGCGCATGATCATCCTAGTAAGAATAAGGAGGATGATGATCCATTTAAACTATTGGAGTGGTTCATTCTTACCTTTGAGATGGAAACGGAGTCTTTTGGTCGATTATGCCTACCTAGAAACAATCACACTTATCCAGGCTTCTATGGCGAGGTCCCTTCTTTGCATGTCCTCAAGAACCTTCTTTCTATATGTTTTCATCCTGCCTATGAGAACACGGCTGCTTTTACTATTTGGATAATGAAGGAGTATGGAGTTGAAAAATCTTGGACTATACTGTTAACAATCCGATTCAGGGATGGAATAATCCCGCCAAATATTTGGCTAGAACCCTTGTACATCTCGGAAGATGATATTCTTTTGGCATTAGGAAAATTTTATCGAGGCAAATTGTTTGCGTATAATTTTCGTATAGGAAAAGTAGATATCTCAAGTAATAGTTTGTCCATTTATCCCTTGTCTAAGCTTTCGAATGGAAGGTTTTTTCATGGTTACCATGAAAGTTTGATTTCATGTTTACCTTAAGATTAATTTCTGGAATtccatattatatatttattcttGGACTCCATAGCGTCCCttctaattattaaataaaataatttaatttatgtatgcTTTCTTAACCCT contains:
- the LOC140181489 gene encoding F-box/kelch-repeat protein At3g23880-like; this encodes MSQDECDLPEGLIWEILLWLPGRLLLQLRTVCRSWNSLISSHEFVMHHHQRSTQPRLVYCSLESEGIDFMQCSVSSLLYNKQPTRIEPLQMKYKIFQGSCNGLLCLCEGLPYKNLTLFNPCTRWVSLIVPFEYPHGDDPHPVFCGFGYDALRNKYKFVTCSRTSITAGGLGGRAKVCSLDANPSWKTVDHPMFPYFTCCHSGTFVSGSLNWIAHDHPSKNKEDDDPFKLLEWFILTFEMETESFGRLCLPRNNHTYPGFYGEVPSLHVLKNLLSICFHPAYENTAAFTIWIMKEYGVEKSWTILLTIRFRDGIIPPNIWLEPLYISEDDILLALGKFYRGKLFAYNFRIGKVDISSNSLSIYPLSKLSNGRFFHGYHESLISCLP